A single Fusarium oxysporum Fo47 chromosome IV, complete sequence DNA region contains:
- a CDS encoding histidine phosphatase superfamily-domain-containing protein: MTSDTASEEQTLADSQLSGPGEEPHQLRTRLPSTNENSHTVSSEASNAAYHRLSSSSDYQSRRLSGTSIYSLASARGVLSGSSSAHGSELGTPPRSVPGLLSTGKSTATGQSEAEVSNITVTTSSNQPGQSVVGHPNQHHLTPRDLHSQPLDFTKRAIRHDNMQSSTSGLRQGPDRSRSRAKRRFSGSTATSSHSPSSDRGPHHREREEVKPSRWGVIGVCALDVKARSKPSRNILNRLIANREFDVVVFGDKVILDEEVENWPICDYLISFYSDGFPLDKAIAYVKARKPFCVNDVPMQQILWDRRLCLHLLDKIEVRTPKRVEVTRDGGPQYLTPEMVKHIKDVSGVSLDPIDPSQTPPPQKVELIEDGNTISVDGQTLRKPFVEKPTSGEDHNIIIYFPTEEGGGARKLFRKIGNKSSDYIKDLNVPRAITEPGSSYIYESFMQVDNAEDVKAYTVGPNYCHAETRKSPVVDGVVRRNTHGKELRYVTALGAEEKEMASRISTAFGQRVCGFDMLRASGKSYVIDVNGWSFVKDNDDYYDHCSNILKDLFIKEKMRKGGVTPPMPSPAPSDTDPFTRASNAFKDREQTQSGTNGVRTSINSIAGTTDSQPDDSSRRAPSGTVTPLLPPDSGLPSKTHSTLATPAIPPTPVDVTLPGISSAPPTQQSAVAEPPSEQASIVPEPPLPTHSWKLKGMVSVIRHADRTPKQKYKFTFHSEPFIALLKGHQEEVLLIGEAALGSVVQAVDLAYEQGIEDRAKLRSLRNVLVKKGSWPGTKIQIKPMFRKKKTEEPVISEELVAMTEEKKDITEEAGDSSREDKSHQGPKRQDSLSGVTMSKFTAAEERLVLDKLQLIVKWGGEPTHSARYQSQELGENMRNDLMLLNRDILDEVHVFSSSERRVTTSAQIWAASFLGKKDIPEDFITIRKDLLDDSNAAKDEMDKVKKKLKGLLRKGNERPAQFTWPENMPEPSEVQTRVVQLMNFHRRVMDHNYKKLQSGAVTSLNAISNPSTEKLSGENSSSSIASSLSQANTLNQIQSRWCCGEDAELFRERWEKLFQEFCDGEKVDPSKISELYDTMKFDALHNRQFLEWVYTPPNHMLDEYTAAGASSVPGGSNGTKDGKSKESEDGKTSDDKSDKSHHHSPEGSDKVDAGSRSASVKKLFRRRSFLNNLRHFNEEAPPEQYFRLYKGTKQTASTADAHNEPLQELYRLAKVLFDFICPQEYGISDSEKLEIGLLTSLPLLKEIVQDLEEMQASDDAKSFFYFTKESHIYTLLNCIIEGGVETKIKRSTIPELDYLSQICFELYEAEMKSGDGSSPHDAPTFTYSIRITISPGCHVFDPLHVQLDSRHCIGCAPRRSLTPHADWLQVIKTLRAKFNQVKLPKTFLAVNLSDAFTFEDLERQGSDSDVLEMKTAPSRGITEQPKSPEDEGSETLATGAGEVMIS, translated from the exons ATGACCTCAGATACCGCTTCTGAAGAACAGACGTTGGCCGATTCGCAACTTTCAGGCCCTGGAGAAGAACCCCACCAACTGCGAACTCGCTTACCGTCTACCAACGAGAATTCCCACACCGTATCGTCAGAAGCTTCCAACGCCGCGTACCACCGAttgtcttcttcctcggaCTACCAGTCTAGGAGACTCTCCGGTACTTCCATCTACTCTCTCGCATCTGCCCGTGGTGTACTCAGCGGTTCATCATCAGCTCATGGTTCAGAGCTAGGCACTCCACCAAGATCTGTACCTGGATTACTGTCAACAGGCAAGAGCACAGCAACGGGCCAGTCTGAAGCAGAAGTCTCCAACATCACTGTCACTACTTCTAGTAACCAACCGGGTCAATCAGTCGTGGGACACCCTAATCAGCATCATCTAACGCCTCGCGATCTTCACTCGCAACCACTTGATTTTACAAAACGAGCTATTCGACACGACAACATGCAGAGCAGTACGTCTGGCTTACGGCAAGGGCCCGATAGATCTCGTAGCCGAGCCAAGAGACGCTTTAGCGGAAGCACAGCAACCAGCAGCCACAGCCCGAGTAGCGATCGGGGTCCCCACCATcgagagagagaagagg TGAAACCATCACGATGGGGTGTCATTGGTGTGTGCGCTCTAGATGTCAAGGCTCGAAGCAAGCCCAGCAGGAACATTTTGAACCGACTCATCGCCAATCGTGAATTCGATGTGGTGGTCTTTGGTGATAAGGTCATCCTCGATGAAG AGGTTGAGAATTGGCCTATTTG TGATTACCTTATTTCGTTCTATTCCGACGGTTTTCCACTTGACAAGGCTATTGCCTATGTTAAGGCTCGAAAGCCCTTCTGTGTGAACGATGTTCCTATGCAGCAGATTCTATGGGACCGGCGCCTGTGCCTTCACTTACTCGACAAGATCGAGGTCAGGACACCAAAGCGTGTCGAGGTTACTCGTGATGGTGGCCCTCAATATCTTACGCCAGAGATGGTGAAGCATATCAAGGACGTCTCTGGAGTTTCTCTGGATCCTATTGACCCCTCGCAGACACCGCCTCCCCAAAAAGTAGAACTTATCGAAGACGGCAATACTATCAGTGTAGATGGTCAAACACTCCGAAAGCCCTTTGTTGAGAAACCAACAAGTGGCGAGGATCACAACATTATCATATATTTCCCCACAGAAGAAGGCGGCGGTGCTCGAAAGCTCTTCCGAAAGATCGGAAACAAGAGTTCCGACTACATCAAAGATCTCAATGTCCCCAGAGCCATCACAGAACCTGGAAGCAGTTATATCTATGAAAGCTTCATGCAAGTCGATAACGCCGAAGATGTCAAAGCCTACACTGTTGGCCCAAACTATTGCCACGCAGAGACCCGAAAGAGTCCTGTAGTGGATGGTGTGGTGCGAAGAAATACTCATGGCAAAGAGTTGCGTTATGTCACAGCCCTTGGTGcggaagagaaagagatgGCCAGCAGGATATCTACAGCTTTCGGCCAAAGAGTCTGTGGGTTTGACATGCTGCGAGCATCAGGCAAGAGCTATGTCATTGATGTCAATGGTTGGAGCTTTGTCAAGGATAATGACGACTACTACGATCATTGTTCCAACATCCTGAAGGACCTTTTTATCAAGGAGAAAATGAGAAAGGGTGGTGTCACTCCCCCTATGCCTTCGCCTGCGCCATCAGATACAGACCCCTTCACACGAGCATCTAACGCGTTCAAGGATCGTGAACAAACCCAGTCTGGCACTAATGGAGTCAGGACGAGCATCAATTCCATTGCAGGTACTACCGACTCGCAGCCCGACGACTCTTCCCGTCGTGCACCCAGCGGCACAGTTACTCCTCTTCTACCCCCAGACAGCGGACTACCTTCGAAGACGCACAGCACGTTGGCGACTCCAGCGATCCCACCCACTCCTGTCGATGTGACCCTGCCGGGGATTTCATCCGCCCCTCCAACTCAGCAGAGCGCTGTTGCGGAGCCTCCGTCAGAACAAGCATCCATTGTCCCTGAGCCTCCCCTGCCAACTCACTCCTGGAAGCTGAAGGGTATGGTTTCGGTGATTCGACACGCAGATCGCACTCCCAAGCAAAAGTACAAGTTTACGTTTCATTCGGAACCTTTCATCGCACTTTTGAAGGGCCACCAGGAAGAAGTCTTGCTGATTGGAGAAGCTGCACTTGGAAGTGTCGTGCAAGCTGTGGATTTGGCCTACGAACAAGGAATCGAGGACCGCGCCAAGCTCCGATCTCTTCGAAACGTTCTCGTCAAGAAGGGCAGCTGGCCTGGTACGAAGATTCAGATCAAGCCTATGTttcgaaagaagaagacagaaGAGCCTGTTATTAGTGAGGAGCTGGTCGCCATGACCGAGGAGAAAAAAGATATCACTGAGGAAGCGGGCGACTCGTCGAGGGAGGATAAGTCCCACCAGGGTCCAAAACGACAAGATTCTCTTTCTGGAGTAACGATGTCCAAATTTACCGCCGCTGAGGAGCGTCTGGTTCTCGACAAACTGCAGCTCATTGTCAAATGGGGAGGCGAGCCAACACATTCGGCCCGATATCAGTCTCAGGAACTCGGCGAGAATATGCGCAACGACCTCATGCTTTTGAACAGGGATATTCTCGACGAAGTTCACGTTTTCAGCAGTTCTGAGAGACGTGTGACTACCAGTGCTCAAATTTGGGCGGCATCATTCTTGGGCAAAAAGGATATTCCTGAGGACTTCATCACCATTCGCAAGGATCTTTTGGACGATTCAAATGCTGccaaagatgagatggataaggtcaagaagaagctcaagggacTACTGCGCAAGGGCAACGAGCGTCCTGCGCAGTTCACATGGCCGGAAAACATGCCTGAACCTTCTGAAGTACAAACAAGAGTCGTACAGCTGATGAACTTTCACCGACGGGTGATGGATCATAACTATAAAAAGCTGCAGAGTGGTGCTGTTACATCCCTTAATGCCATATCAAATCCTAGTACCGAGAAACTGTCAGGGGAAaactcaagctcatcaattGCCTCATCACTTTCTCAAGCAAACACCCTCAACCAGATTCAGTCAAGATGGTGCTGTGGCGAAGACGCTGAGCTCTTCCGAGAGCGCTGGGAGAAACTCTTCCAGGAGTTCTGCGATGGCGAAAAGGTTGATCCAAGCAAGATATCGGAACTCTATGACACCATGAAGTTCGATGCATTGCACAACCGTCAGTTCCTTGAATGGGTATACACACCGCCGAACCACATGCTTGATGAATACACAGCTGCTGGTGCCAGCAGTGTCCCTGGAGGTTCTAATGGTACCAAGGACGGAAAGTCAAAAGAGTCTGAGGATGGCAAAACTTCCGATGACAAGAGTGACAAGAGTCACCACCACTCGCCTGAGGGGTCAGACAAGGTGGATGCGGGAAGCAGATCCGCCTCAGTCAAGAAACTGTTTAGAAGACGATCGTTCCTTAACAATCTGCGGCACTTCAACGAAGAGGCACCACCTGAGCAATACTTCCGCCTATACAAGGGCACGAAGCAGACTGCATCCACAGCAGATGCTCATAACGAACCTCTGCAGGAACTGTACCGTCTTGCTAAGGTTCTGTTTGACTTTATCTGCCCTCAAGAATATGGCATCTCGGATAGTGAGAAACTCGAGATTGGTCTGCTCACATCGTTGCCTCTCCTTAAAGAGATTGTGCAGGACCTCGAGGAGATGCAGGCGTCGGATGATGCCAAGTCGTTCTTCTACTTCACCAAGGAGTCACATATCTATACATTGTTAAACTGCATCATCGAGGGAGGTGTAGAGACCAAGATTAAGCGCAGCACTATCCCTGAGCTTGATTACCTTTCTCAGATCTGCTTTGAGCTCTACGAAGCAGAGATGAAATCAGGCGATGGATCATCACCTCACGACGCGCCTACGTTTACGTACAGCATTCGTATCACCATCAGTCCTGGCTGCCATGTCTTCGATCCCTTGCATGTTCAACTCGACAGTCGGCATTGCATCGGATGTGCTCCCAGGCGAAGTTTGACACCCCACGCGGACTGGTTGCAGGTCATCAAGACACTCCGAGCCAAGTTCAACCA GGTCAAACTACCAAAGACGTTCCTGGCAGTCAACTTGTCTGATGCCTTTACATTTGAGGACCTTGAACGACAAGGCAGTGATAGCGATGTGTTAGAGATGAAGACTGCGCCGTCCAGAGGCATAACCGAGCAGCCCAAATCTCCTGAAGATGAGGGTTCAGAGACACTTGCAACTGGTGCTGGTGAAGTTATGATCTCATAG
- a CDS encoding uncharacterized protein (expressed protein): MVGGAALSFFFSYFFLFLIPYLLVLSLEIPQIIPYSFRLQKFIIYQVMAQLMININQSFDSPKQDMCFPVRQFFCFPILPQMLMVLNTQPGPTC, translated from the coding sequence ATGGTTGGAGGAGCGgctctctctttctttttttcttatttctttctttttttgatACCGTACCTACTCGTACTGTCACTTGAGATACCCCAGATCATACCATATTCCTTTCGTTTACAGAAGTTCATAATTTATCAGGTTATGGCACAGCTCATGATCAATATCAATCAATCTTTCGATTCCCCTAAACAGGATATGTGTTTTCCCGTACGCCAGTTTTTCTGTTTCCCTATCCTTCCACAAATGCTCATGGTATTAAACACGCAACCTGGACCAACATGCTGA
- a CDS encoding uncharacterized protein (expressed protein), with translation MTPVFAIETFWLTVLILFSAGCKIRLFRLFPNQYLIGPCLKLPRNRHETHDSETLMEHGAQLETLMSVNVFDECRSSPSSLQRTTTLLL, from the coding sequence ATGACGCCCGTTTTCGCGATTGAAACTTTTTGGTTGACTGTGCTCATCCTGTTCTCTGCAGGGTGCAAAATACGACTTTTTCGGTTGTTTCCCAATCAATATTTAATAGGTCCATGCTTAAAACTTCCAAGAAACCGCCATGAAACGCACGACAGTGAAACTCTTATGGAGCACGGAGCACAACTCGAAACACTCATGTCCGTCAACGTGTTTGACGAGTGTCGATCCAGCCCCTCCTCGTTGCAACGAACCACAACGTTGTTGCTGTAG
- a CDS encoding histone-fold-containing protein encodes MPTVPTRGGPSGSRPTLTGGKVVPFQKKGQVHRGASGKTVLGGRRHRKILRDSITGVTKPAIRRLARRGGVKRISAGIYDEVRAALKSRLEAILQMCVIYVEYRNAKTVTVHDVIHSLSRFGRPIYGFDPDTYDGQNKSKMQS; translated from the exons ATGCCAACCGTTCCTACACGCGGCGGGCCTTCGGGTTCACGACCGACCCTCACTGGCGGAAAGGTTGTTCCTTTCCAAAAGAAAGGTCAAGTTCACCGTGGTGCTTCAGGGAAGACAGTCCTAGGAGGTCGTCGACATCG AAAGATCCTTCGAGATTCGATTACTGGAGTCA CTAAGCCCGCTATCCG ACGTCTAGCACGCCGAGGAGGTGTCAAGCGTATTTCAGCTGGAATCTACGATGAGGTCCGAGCTGCGCTCAAATCGCGTCTTGAAGCG ATCCTCCAGATGTGCGTTATCTACGTTGAGTACCGAAACGCTAAGACTGTCACAGTTCATGAT GTCATTCACAGCCTCTCCCGTTTCGGTAGACCCATCTACGGGTTTGATCCGGACACCTATGATGGTCAAAATAAATCTAAGATGCAAAGCTAG
- a CDS encoding uncharacterized protein (expressed protein), whose product MPLAFRSCLAPLHELFWLPFCGLRPIQSKTVHSLFQCCTPLEAALEGKVVEVSTVKYDPGAAGLAPRTRTQVPYGLIWCASAKACHSKSVGFCSWIL is encoded by the coding sequence ATGCCTCTGGCCTTCAGAAGCTGCCTAGCACCACTTCACGAGCTTTTTTGGCTCCCCTTTTGCGGCTTACGCCCAATCCAATCCAAGACAGTTCACAGTCTTTTTCAGTGCTGCACCCCCCTAGAAGCGGCCCTAGAGGGTAAGGTAGTGGAGGTCTCCACTGTGAAATATGATCCTGGCGCTGCTGGGTTGGCCCCGAGAACCAGGACACAGGTGCCCTATGGTTTGATTTGGTGTGCCTCAGCGAAGGCCTGCCATTCCAAATCAGTTGGTTTTTGCTCATGGATTCTTTGA
- a CDS encoding uncharacterized protein (expressed protein), with product MGVQLFCCPFTFFFCFCNLTRHQLIWPDLQNAKGSTQAGSGKLPLGLGADAHLRSEKMVSAWAFDSIALGTSYLLLRYTTVRYVLRNGSPELALDARLPNRHTPPRVHPSQHFFSLSVDTRHFDLDSLA from the coding sequence ATGGGTGTGCAGCTGTTTTGTTGTCCTTTCacttttttcttctgcttctgcaaCCTCACTCGGCACCAACTGATATGGCCTGACTTACAAAATGCGAAAGGCTCAACCCAAGCAGGAAGTGGAAAGCTTCCCCTTGGTCTCGGTGCCGATGCACATTTGCGATCAGAGAAGATGGTCTCAGCATGGGCATTTGATTCGATTGCACTTGGCACAAGTTACTTGCTGCTACGCTACACTACAGTACGCTACGTACTGCGGAACGGCAGCCCGGAGCTGGCTCTGGATGCACGGCTACCGAATCGTCACACACCCCCTCGCGTGCACCCATCACAGCATTTCTTTTCACTTTCAGTTGACACACGTCATTTCGACTTAGACTCACTGGCTTGA